Within the Candidatus Cloacimonadota bacterium genome, the region AAAACTGCTTTGTCTATCCCGGATTTATCGATACGCATACACATTCCTTTGAAGGAGGATTATACAGTTTAGGTGCGGATTTGGAACATGTTTCATCATTGAACGATGTTTTCGAGATTTTATCAGAAACTAAACCGATCAGTGGAAAAATATTTGCTTTTCATTTTGATGAAAACAAAATTAAGGAAAAAAGGTTTCCAACAAATAAAGAATTGGATAAGATCTTCCCTGATCTTCCTGTAATTTTAAGAAGAGTCGATGGTCATTCCTGCGTTGTTAATTCCATTGCTGTAAAAAAAATAAAATGGGAAAAACCTCTTCCTAAATTTTTTTCGGGTCATCTTAATAAACGCTGGAACGGAATCGCATCTACCTGGTTTCATCAAAATCTATCTGATGAAGCGATTCTTGATATTTATCTAAAAGCTGCGGAAAAAGCCATTAAAACAGGTCACACAACGATCCATACGATGATCGGAGATGCTCATTCGGATTTAATGCATTACCGGTTAATAAAAAAGAATCTACACAGATTTCCAGTCGAGTTTATTCTTTATCCTCAAATCACAGATATCAAACAAGCTCTGGAAATCGGATCTCCTCGAATTGGTGGCTGCATTGTTGCAGATGGTTCGTTCGGTTCTCATACTGCTGCACTTCTGCAACCATACAAAGATGAACCGGAAAATTACGGTGTTTTATATAAAACGGATAAATTCTGGGAAGATTTTATCAAAGAAGCTCATCTAAATAACCTACAAATTGCGATCCATTGTATTGGAGATGCTGCCATTTCTCAGATCCTGAAATTTTATGAAGAAGTTCAGAGAGAGAATCCAAAAGACCTGCGGCATGAAATTATCCACAACGAACTTTGTTCCGATAAGATGCTGGATAGAATGCAGAAAATAAATATCAGTTCCGTGATGCAGCCCATGTTCGATCGATTATGGGCTGGAAAGAATGGACTTTATGAAAAAGTTCTGGGAAAAGAGCGAACTTTGAGAACCAATCGTCTTGCTTCCATTTATCAGAGAGGAATCCTGATTACCGGAGGTTCTGACTGGTATATTACAGATTTGAATGC harbors:
- a CDS encoding amidohydrolase; protein product: MKLFHNAKFYSMRKEGEFFSAVLVNNDKIVETFNKTPELQNVEYIDLQNCFVYPGFIDTHTHSFEGGLYSLGADLEHVSSLNDVFEILSETKPISGKIFAFHFDENKIKEKRFPTNKELDKIFPDLPVILRRVDGHSCVVNSIAVKKIKWEKPLPKFFSGHLNKRWNGIASTWFHQNLSDEAILDIYLKAAEKAIKTGHTTIHTMIGDAHSDLMHYRLIKKNLHRFPVEFILYPQITDIKQALEIGSPRIGGCIVADGSFGSHTAALLQPYKDEPENYGVLYKTDKFWEDFIKEAHLNNLQIAIHCIGDAAISQILKFYEEVQRENPKDLRHEIIHNELCSDKMLDRMQKINISSVMQPMFDRLWAGKNGLYEKVLGKERTLRTNRLASIYQRGILITGGSDWYITDLNALKGINAATKMHNKNERLSSYQAVKLYTSNAAKLSFDENRLGIIEKGYQADFVCLENDIFQIEEINKIKINKVVKKGI